A single window of Amphiura filiformis chromosome 17, Afil_fr2py, whole genome shotgun sequence DNA harbors:
- the LOC140137157 gene encoding mediator of RNA polymerase II transcription subunit 27-like, which translates to MASIQQDKIIEHAILSTQKLRASVAKSFHHLQDGTSNTQDDEDKIKAFVSKLQEDLSTVNDNYTELERFTASMVPLGDKAQLHNSGFLSLDPITDKTPIYTQALQSYKWAAKLHTHSTQALSVLQHSWSLKRSSGVTSLSSKKTETTINYMVNKVIVQLDRQYPDISITKVQPFSNVYQVSLGRTLQVILVLRSLLIERVIVRAHHEHILKDDGTLDIWAKSRYEVFQKITDHATSAMLHYDLHSLPELSIMSFMKWLHSYINFFSTPCRRCGKHLKDNLPPTWRDFLSLDPYHETCRL; encoded by the exons atggcGTCGATTCAGCAAGACAAAATCATCGAACATGCAATTTTATCCACTCAAAAGCTGCGAGCTAGTGTGGCCAAAAGCTTTCATCATCTGCAAGATGGAACAAGTAACACTCAAGATGACGAGGACAAAATAAAGGCTTTTGTTTCTAAGCTCCAGGAGGATTTATCAACTGTGAATGACAACTACAC TGAACTGGAGCGGTTTACAGCTTCAATGGTACCCCTTGGAGACAAGGCTCAATTACATAACTCGGGCTTCCTGAGTCTTGACCCAATCACAGACAAGACGCCCATCTACACTCAGGCTCTACAGTCATATAAATGGGCTGCAAAG CTACACACACATTCCACACAAGCATTGTCTGTACTTCAGCATAGCTGGTCACTCaaaaggtcatcaggggtcacaTCATTGTCATCCAAAAAAACGGAAACAACAATCAACTA TATGGTGAATAAGGTCATAGTGCAACTAGACAGACAATATCCAGATATCTCTATCACAAAAGTGCAACCGTTCTCAAATGTTTACCAG gtGTCACTTGGGAGAACACTGCAAGTGATATTGGTGCTAAGAAGTTTACTTATAGAAAGGGTGATCGTCAGGGCGCATCATGAACACATACTTAAAGATGATGGAACA TTGGACATCTGGGCCAAGTCAAGATATGAAGTCTTCCAGAAA ATTACAGATCATGCCACATCAGCCATGCTCCATTATGACCTGCATTCCTTGCCAGAGCTCTCAATCATGTCATTCATG AAATGGCTTCACAGTTACATCAACTTCTTCTCCACTCCATGCAGAAGATGCGGCAAACATTTGAAAGACAATCTCCCTCCAACTTGGAGAGACTTTCTCTCATTAGATCCATATCATGAAACCTGTCGATTATAG
- the LOC140137657 gene encoding uncharacterized protein, which produces MTENLPGNLTSSLIKRKSLGLSRRKRFISAPNQPSKDDQDTDSSSSSNFHSPKTVCRKSDLNMGINEKVTARTTYLNKFDKQMINCITPNSRACSSSETMPKKSCKSKLDTSRFSSSSPSDYAAGTMTTCSQSPSSTPISRPRMGLHRSGRKRFKMDIKYPIHGTVKGEEPSKDDDEEIEVDIESLQQESSRLAQEINALKTEGLEEAELQIHMRKMHEYNELKDMGQMLLGKIAFIEGVTTKDLYNKYGLDLED; this is translated from the exons ATGACTGAGAACTTACCTGGGAATTTGACTAGTAGTTTGATAAAACGAAAAAGTCTTGGATTGTCTCGTCGGAAACGATTCATTTCAGCACCAAATCAGCCGAGCAAAGATGATCAAGATACAGACAGCTCGTCGTCGTCAAATTTTCACTCACCAAAAACTGTATGTAGAAAAAGTGACTTAAATATGGGCATAAATGAAAAAGTCACTGCTAGAACTACATATTTAAATAAGTTTGATAAACAGATGATAAACTGTATAACACCAAACAGTAGAGCATGTTCAAGTTCTGAAACTATGCCCAAGAAGTCGTGCAAGTCAAAATTGGACACATCAagattttcaagttcaagtccatcCGATTATGCAGCTGGTACAATGACAACGTGCTCACAGTCGCCATCATCAACTCCTATAAGCAG GCCAAGAATGGGATTGCACAGAAGTGGGAGAAAGCGATTTAAAATGGATATTAAGTACCCCATACAT GGGACAGTTAAAGGTGAAGAGCCCAGCAAAGACGATGATGAAGAGATTGAAGTAGACATAGAATCCTTGCAACAAGAGTCATCTAGACTAGCCCAAGAAATTAATGCTTTAAAGACAGA AGGTCTAGAGGAAGCAGAGTTGCAGATACACATGAGAAAAATGCATGAGTACAATGAACTCAAAGACATGGGACAAATGCTGCTGGGAAAAATAG CTTTCATTGAAGGTGTTACTACCAAAGATCTTTATAACAAATATGGATTAGATCTGGAAGATTGA
- the LOC140137659 gene encoding retinol dehydrogenase 8-like isoform X2 — MAPKVVIITGCSSGIGLETAVLLASDKENRFKVFATMRNLAKKDQLQSTAGSTLDKTLFIRQLDVTDEESINKFMDKINQEEKRVDILINNAGIGQCGVLEMVTMTQIRKVFETNVFGFIRMTQAVIPGMKTKRSGQIINVGSTLGLAGIPWSDIYSSSKFAIEGFSESIAPVLKKFNISISVIEPGPVITQAFANIDANGTGHMGSDAQMDPDVDELTHKLFKNSMDNNAIRIGKMIQTAEEIANVIQDVILTEKPHFRYITSESYKQVGHPC; from the exons atggcacCCAAAGTAGTGATCATCACTGGCTGTTCTAGCGGCATTGGATTGGAAACGGCTGTACTCTTGGCAAGTGACAAAGAGAATCGATTCAAAGTGTTCGCTACCATGAGGAATCTCGCCAAGAAAGATCAGTTACAAAGTACTGCTGGATCCACATTGGATAAGACACTTTTTATTCGTCAGCTTGATGTCACAGATGAGGAGTCAATAAACAAGTTTATGGACAAGATCAACCAAGAGGAGAAAAGGGTGGACATTTTAA TTAATAATGCAGGAATAGGGCAATGTGGTGTCCTGGAAATGGTAACGATGACCCAAATCAGAAAGGTGTTTGAAACCAATGTATTTGGTTTTATTCGCATGACTCAAGCTGTAATTCCTGGCATGAAAACAAAACGATCAGGCCAAATCATCAATGTAGGCAGTACATTGGGACTCGCTG GAATTCCATGGAGTGATATATATTCATCCAGCAAGTTTGCAATTGAAGGCTTCTCAGAATCTATTGCACCTGTACTGAAGAAGTTCAATATAAG CATCAGTGTGATCGAGCCTGGACCAGTGATAACTCAAGCTTTCGCTAACATTGATGCCAATGGAACCGGGCACATGGGTAGTGATGCTCAGATGGATCCTGATGTGGATGAATTGACACACAAGTTATTCAAAAACTCAATGGATAATAATGCAATACGTATTGGCAAAATG ATTCAGACTGCAGAAGAGATCGCCAATGTCATCCAAGATGTAATCCTCACAGAAAAACCTCATTTTCGCTATATCACCTCAGAAAGCTACAAGCAG GTTGGGCATCCTTGCTAA
- the LOC140137659 gene encoding retinol dehydrogenase 8-like isoform X1 gives MAPKVVIITGCSSGIGLETAVLLASDKENRFKVFATMRNLAKKDQLQSTAGSTLDKTLFIRQLDVTDEESINKFMDKINQEEKRVDILINNAGIGQCGVLEMVTMTQIRKVFETNVFGFIRMTQAVIPGMKTKRSGQIINVGSTLGLAGIPWSDIYSSSKFAIEGFSESIAPVLKKFNISISVIEPGPVITQAFANIDANGTGHMGSDAQMDPDVDELTHKLFKNSMDNNAIRIGKMIQTAEEIANVIQDVILTEKPHFRYITSESYKQVLSTKKYLDITGDLIVEQIIEEQQWDEKSSVNNNDKISA, from the exons atggcacCCAAAGTAGTGATCATCACTGGCTGTTCTAGCGGCATTGGATTGGAAACGGCTGTACTCTTGGCAAGTGACAAAGAGAATCGATTCAAAGTGTTCGCTACCATGAGGAATCTCGCCAAGAAAGATCAGTTACAAAGTACTGCTGGATCCACATTGGATAAGACACTTTTTATTCGTCAGCTTGATGTCACAGATGAGGAGTCAATAAACAAGTTTATGGACAAGATCAACCAAGAGGAGAAAAGGGTGGACATTTTAA TTAATAATGCAGGAATAGGGCAATGTGGTGTCCTGGAAATGGTAACGATGACCCAAATCAGAAAGGTGTTTGAAACCAATGTATTTGGTTTTATTCGCATGACTCAAGCTGTAATTCCTGGCATGAAAACAAAACGATCAGGCCAAATCATCAATGTAGGCAGTACATTGGGACTCGCTG GAATTCCATGGAGTGATATATATTCATCCAGCAAGTTTGCAATTGAAGGCTTCTCAGAATCTATTGCACCTGTACTGAAGAAGTTCAATATAAG CATCAGTGTGATCGAGCCTGGACCAGTGATAACTCAAGCTTTCGCTAACATTGATGCCAATGGAACCGGGCACATGGGTAGTGATGCTCAGATGGATCCTGATGTGGATGAATTGACACACAAGTTATTCAAAAACTCAATGGATAATAATGCAATACGTATTGGCAAAATG ATTCAGACTGCAGAAGAGATCGCCAATGTCATCCAAGATGTAATCCTCACAGAAAAACCTCATTTTCGCTATATCACCTCAGAAAGCTACAAGCAGGTACTTTCAACCAAAAAATATCTTGATATTACTGGGGATTTGATAGTTGAACAAATTATTGAGGAACAACAATGGGATGAAAAATCATCTgtgaataataatgataaaatatctGCGTAA